The Haloplanus sp. CK5-1 genome segment CACGACTACCGCTACTACGTCGCGAACGATCCCGTGATCGCCGACCGCATCTACGACGCCCTGTTCGATCGCCTGAGGAAACTGGAGGACGCGTTCGACCTCGACGACGAGAACTCACCGACCCGGCGCGTGGGCGGCGAACCGCTCGACGAACTGGAGACGGTCGACCACGTCGCGCCGATGTTGAGCCTCCAATCGTCGGGCGACCCGGAAGAGATCCGCGAGTTCGACCGGCGGATCCGCGAGGCGGTCGGCGACGTGGACTACTCCGCGGAACCGAAGTTCGACGGCCTCTCGGTCGAAGTGGTCTACGAGGACGGCGTCTTCGACCGGGCGGTGACACGCGGCGACGGCGAGGCGGGTGAGGACGTCTCCGCGAACCTCAAGACGGTCGGAAGCGTCCCCCTTCGGCTGTCCGGTGCGCCCGACGTTCTCGCGGTACGGGGCGAGGTGTACATGCCCCGCTCGGGGTTTCAGGAACTGAACGAGCGCCGGGTCGAACGCGGCGACGACCCCTTCGCCAACCCGCGCAACGCCGCCGCGGGGACGATACGGCTCCTCGATCCGGCGGCGGTCGCCGACCGTCCGCTGGAGGTCTTCTTCTACGACGTGATCGAGACGTCGGCGACGCTCCGCTCCCAGACCGAAGCGGTCGACCTGCTCCGCGAGTTGGGGTTCCGTGTCGACGACGAGACGACGGTCGTCGACGACGCCGAGGGCGTCCTCGACTACCGCGACCGACTGATGGACGAGCGGGCCGACCTCGAGTACGAGATCGACGGCGTCGTCGCGAAGGTGGTCGACTTCGAGACGCGGGAGCGGTTGGGGTCGACGGCGCGCCATCCCCGGTGGGCCTTCGCCTACAAGTTCCCCGCTCGAACCGGCGAGACGACCGTCGAGCGCATCGTCGTACAGGTCGGGCGGACGGGCAAACTGACGCCGGTCGCCCTGCTCGACCCCGTCGACGTGCGGGGGGTGACGATCAGTCGAGCGACGCTCCACAACGCCGCGCAGGTCCGCGAACTGGGCGTCAGCGAGGGTACGACCGTCCGGATCGAACGGGCGGGCGACGTGATTCCGGAGGTCGCCGAGGTGGTCGACAGCGAGGAGCCACGCTCCTCGGGAGCCGACGACGGCGGCTTCGCGATGCCCGAGACCTGCCCGGTCTGTGGGGGGCGCGTGGCCGAGGAGGGCGAGTACCACTTCTGTGCGAACGCGTCGTGTCCGGCCCAGCTCAAGCGGTCGGTCCAGCACTTCTGCTCGCGGGACGCGATGGACATCCAGGGCGTGGGCGAGCGGGCGGCGGAACAGTTGGTCGAGGCGGGACTGGTCGAGTCGGTCGCCGACCTCTACGACCTCGACGCGGACGACCTGATCGGGATGGAGGGGTGGGGCGAGCGCTCCGCCGAGAACCTGCTCTCGGAACTGGAGGGGAGCAGGGGTGTCGACCTCGGGACCTTCCTCTACGCGCTCGGCATCCGACACGTCGGG includes the following:
- the ligA gene encoding NAD-dependent DNA ligase LigA — encoded protein: MVEEPDDNPYVRTPETSFDPIEDVHEDAAREQAERLREAIEYHDYRYYVANDPVIADRIYDALFDRLRKLEDAFDLDDENSPTRRVGGEPLDELETVDHVAPMLSLQSSGDPEEIREFDRRIREAVGDVDYSAEPKFDGLSVEVVYEDGVFDRAVTRGDGEAGEDVSANLKTVGSVPLRLSGAPDVLAVRGEVYMPRSGFQELNERRVERGDDPFANPRNAAAGTIRLLDPAAVADRPLEVFFYDVIETSATLRSQTEAVDLLRELGFRVDDETTVVDDAEGVLDYRDRLMDERADLEYEIDGVVAKVVDFETRERLGSTARHPRWAFAYKFPARTGETTVERIVVQVGRTGKLTPVALLDPVDVRGVTISRATLHNAAQVRELGVSEGTTVRIERAGDVIPEVAEVVDSEEPRSSGADDGGFAMPETCPVCGGRVAEEGEYHFCANASCPAQLKRSVQHFCSRDAMDIQGVGERAAEQLVEAGLVESVADLYDLDADDLIGMEGWGERSAENLLSELEGSRGVDLGTFLYALGIRHVGTERARALASAFPLEVLMDASAGALRDVEDVGPEVAEAVTAFFETPANVETVERLREAVRPERRADADGDELDGLTVVFTGSVPGYTRSELSDLLERHGASVTSSVSGATDYLVVGEDPGTRKREAAEREAVETLDPEAFEERLLSRIE